In the genome of Nonomuraea sp. NBC_00507, the window GACGTTCGGTCCCGGCGCGTTCGGGTTGAACACGTGGACCTTGATGTGCGGAAACCTGACGCGGAACCGCTCGACCGCGTCTGTGATCGCTTTGTTCACTGCGACCGCGAACGGATACATCTCGTCCAGGGCGGCGCCTGTGATCTGCTTCGTGTCGGCGTTGCCGGACGCCTTGACAGCCAACGGGTAGAGCGCCACGACGATCTCCGCCTTTGTCGCCTTCGCACTCGTGTCCACCAGGGCCTGTTCGACGTTCTGAGAGACCTGCGGCATCCGCTTCGTCAGCTTTTTCACCTCGAGCCTGACGTCGCGCGCCTGGTGCTTGTACGCCTCCGGGTCGTGGATGTCCTCATCGGCACCACCTACGTAGTGGGCCGCGATCGCGGTCGCCAGCAGCGACCCGAAGCCGGCGTCGTTGCCGCCGAGCCCGAAATAGACGATGTCGGAGTCCTGGGGAACGCCATTGATCTGGGGCGGGTTACGCACCACGGTGCAATTCTTGTCTTCGCAATGCGGGCTCATGAGATGTTTGGTCTCAGCCCCCGACGACGCGTTGAAGTGCATCTCGTCGGCGCCCCAGGTGGAGCGGATCTCGACGGGCCGAATCGTGTACGTGCCGACGGGATAGCGGCCCTGCTGCAGAAAGGCCCATGCCAGGTGAGCCGGCGCATAGCCGGACTGATGCCGCCAGTCCTCGGGGCCCGGGTACCCAACGTAGACGCTGTCATGGCTCGCACCTTCACCACTCGTGTAGCTATCGCCGACCACCGCAATTTTGTACTTCCGCTTCGTCGGCGTGGGTGTGGGCGTCGGCGCGATGGTCGGAGGGGGCGTGGGGAACGTCGGGACGGGCTTGAGCGTCGGCTTGGTCGGCGGCGGCGCTACAACAGGCGGCCCGGCAATCGCCGGAGCACTGGCCAGCATGATCGCGACAAGGGCGGCCACAAGCGCTGTCAGGGCCAGCCGCCATCGCCGTAATCGGCGGGGAGGTCGCATGGACAAGCCTTCCTATCGTGGGGTCGAAACGGGCGTGCCTTGCTGCACGATCATCCGCCGCCACGCGACCGCTAACATCAGGTGCTCCCCACCCGACCACCCCGACATCCACCGACGGAAGCCATCGCCCCAGGCGCCGGGCCCGACCTGGCCGTCGGCGCCATAAGGCGAATCGTGGGTCCCGCCGCCGGAATCGGTGCGGATCAGTGCCCGCCGCTTGCGGTGCTTCCGCTTGGATAGCTGAGACGGTGCCAGCGAGGTGGCCACGAGCGTCGCCAGGTACTCGTTGCCGACTTGCGCCAACGTGAGGACCTCGGTCGGCTGAGTAGGACCCGGTCAGGCCGTCGCGGCGGCCGCCCTCGCGCCAGCGGACTCGGTAGGAGACGGAGCCGTCCTTCTTCTTCCTGTAGTCGATGCCTTCGGCCTTTGCCACGGAACCTTCTGTCCCTTCGTCGGGGGCGGTTCCGCGAACGTAGGCACCGACCTGGGCTTACGCCCCCGTCCGATGGCCCGTGCGTCCATGCTGCGTCCACGAACAAAAAAAACCGCCCCTGCCTGTCGATGTTCCGACAGGTCAGAGGCGGTTTAATCTGGTGGAGGTGGCGGGAATCGAACCCGCGTCCTTCAACCCCAAGTCAGGGCTTCTCCGGGCGCAGCCTGCTGTGCTTTTCTCGGCCCCGGCGATCACGCAGGCGAGTCGCCGACGGGCCCAGCCACTGTTTGGTTTCCCGATCTCCCCCGTGGCCGGGTCGATCGGTTGAGCCTTCTAGCGATGCCAGATCCCGGGCCGAAGGCACTCCCGGGCTGACAGTGGTTTCGCTGCTTAGGCAGCGAGGGCCAGGGAGTCCCTGGCCGCCACAGTGCTCTTGGAATTGGCACTTGTTGTTTGCGGTCACAGGATTAACGAGGTTATGTCCGCAGTCCTCGGCCCGCTTCACCTGGCTTGCAAAGTCGAAGTCGAAGCCAGTCACCCCCTGTGCAGTTGTCAACACGCCCTCCGTGGAAGGCGCGCAACATGAATCTACAGGGGACAACGCCCTCAACGCCACCTTAATTCCCCATGGCGAAACCCCCGGGAGAGTGGCACAGCAGCTCGCGCTCCCGGGGGCCGACCGGCAGGGTCGAGCCGGTCCGGACGGCAGGACTTCCCCCGAGATGAAGTCCTGATCTCATCACGGCGACTGGATCCGCAACCCCCCGAGCGGGCCCAGTCACTCAGTAAGACGCCACCGCGGCCCCGGTTGGTTGCTCAGCGTCGCGACATTTTCACGGTGAGCTCACCACGGCTCACGACGGGTCCTGCAGGGCCTGGAAAAAGCCGCCCGCGACCGCCGACGCGTTGTAGTTCTTCGACAACACCGCAACGGCCACGTCCCCCTGCCAGCCGACGAACCACGTCAGCTGGTCCCCGGCCGTCGCCGTCACCCCGTAGACCTTGCCCTTGCCCGCCTGAGCGGGCGTGCCGAAGGCGCCGGCCCGCATCATCGGCCTGAGCGCCGCGAGCACCCGCGGATCAACGGGCACAGGGGCGGGCTGGGTGATGGGCGCGGTCTCGACCGACGGGTCGGGCGACTTGGGGTCGGTGACGAGCACGGGCGAGCGCCAGGTGCCCGAGGACACCGCCGCGGCCACCAGTGCCATGCCCAGCGGGCTCACCTCGACGTTCTGGCCCGCGATCGCCTTGGCCTTGTCGGCGTCGCTGGACAACTTGGGGAACGAGCCGCTGAACGACTTCAGCGGCAGCCGCCACGGCTGGCCCACGCCGAACGCCTCGGCGCTCTTGCGCAGCTCGTCGGCCTCGACGCGGCGGGCGAGCGAGGCCAGGGCGGTGACGCAGCCCTTGGCGAAGTTGTCCTGGAACGTGGCCGACGTCGTGCTGCCGGCCGCCTGACCGGCGGCCACGAACCTGGCACCGCCGACCGTGCGTTCCTGCGGGCAGTCCAGCCGCTGCTTGGGGTCCATCCCGGCCCTGACCAGCGCGTCCGCGGCAACGATCGAGAATGCCGTGCCCGCCGGGTATTTGCCGGCCAGCGCGTCCTTCTCCTGATGCATGCCGCCGTGGGTGGCCACCGCGCGGATCTCGCCGGTCTTCCGGTCCACGGCCACCAGCGCGCTCGTGTCGCTGTCGGCCACCGCCTGCTCGGCCGCCGCCTGGATGCCGCGGTCGATGGTGGTCTGCACCGACACGTTCTGCCGGCCCGGCCACTCCTCCAACAGGGCGGCCTGCTTGCCGGTCTTGAGGTCGAGCGTGATCACCCTCGTCTGCGTGGAGCCGGTCAGGTAGCTCTGGTAGGCCTGCTGCAGCCCGCTCTTGCCCACCGAGTCACCGGCCCGCTGCGGGCCGCCGAGCTTCTGCTCGTATTCAGGGGTGAGCGCGCTGACGGTGCCGACGATCTGCCGGGGAGCGTCGGGGTTGACGGGCTGGTCCTGCTTCTGGGTCTCGATCTCCGAGATGTCGTCGAGCCTGGGCTTCATCTTCTGATAGAGCGAGCCGCCGAACGTGACCAGCGGCACGAACTTGTCGGGCGGCGAGGAGCGGATGCGGCTCAGCAGCCGGTCCTGGGCGTATCCCGTGATCTCCGACAACCTCGCGACGACCTCTTCAGCCTGATCGCCCAGCTTGGCCGGATAGACGCCGACGCTGTAGACCACGGAGTCGGTCTGCAGCGCCTCGCCGGTCCAGTCGACCACCGGCTGGCGCGGTTTGGGATCGATGTCGACCGCGAACCGCTGCCCCTGCTTCAGCTCCGGATGCAGCACCGAGGGCGACCAGCGCACCTTCCACGCGCCGTCGACCAGGTGGAGCGGCAACATCCCGTCGTACTGCCAGAGCGGGTTGTTCTCGCCCAGGTCGACCTCGGCGCGGAAGGCGGCCGTGGACTCGTCGCCGTTCATGCTCAAGTTTTTGATCTTGAAGCGGAACGAGGCCGCGTCCAGCTCCAACTTGGCGTCGGACAGGGCCTTGCGTACGGTCGCCTGATCGCCGTCGGTGCGTCCCGCGGCCAGGTCGTAGTCCTCCGTCTGCCAGCCCACGAGGAAGTCGCGCACCGCGTCGTGCGGCGACGGCTCCTCGAAGCAGCCGGTCAGCATCGTGCACGCGACCGCCAGGGTGGCGGTCGCGGAGAGCGTGCGGCGCAGGCGTCTCATGCCGATCTCATCGGTTGCGGTGGCGCAGGGCGCGGGCCATCTCCCGTTTGGCCTGCTGCTCCGCCAGCGACTGCCGCTTGTCCCAGTCCTTCTTGCCTCGGGCGAGACCGATCTCGACCTTGGCGCGGCCGTCCTTGAAATAGAGCGCCAGCGGCACGATCGTGAGCCCGCCTTCCTTGGTTTTGGCGGCGAGCTTGTCGATCTCCTTGCGGTGCAGCAGCAGCTTGCGCTTGCGGCGGGCGGCGTGGTTGGTCCACGTGCCCTGCGCATATTCGGGAATGTGCACGTTGAGCAGCCACGCTTCGTTGCCGTCGATGCTGGCGTAGCCGTCGACGAGCGAGGCGCGGCCCTCGCGGAGCGACTTCACCTCGGTGCCCTGCAGCACGAGACCCGCCTCGAAGGTGTCTTCGACGTGGTAGTCGTGCCGAGCACGTTTGTTCTGGGCGATGACCTTCCGCCCGGTCTCACGTGGCATGCTTCGACTTTACCGGCGATCCTCCGTACCTCGGGTACGTCGCGGCGGCTACACCCGAAGGTAGCGGCGGAGCGTGACGAACGAAGCCAGGATACAGATGAACACACCGATGATCATGGTGTACGTGATCGTCTGCGCCACGGTGTCCCAGCCCAGCTGAGCGGTCGCATCGCCGAAGAACTTGCCGAGCTCCTCGAACAGCAGGACCTTGGTCACGATCAGGATGACCGCGGCGAACACGCCACCGATCAGGCCCGCGATCACGCCCTCCATGACGAACGGCAGCTGGATGTAGAGGTTGGACGCGCCGACCAGCCGCATGATGCCCGTCTCTCTGCGCCGGTTGAACGCCGAGAGCCGGACCGTGTTGCCGATCAGCAGCGCCGCGGCGAGCACCAGGGTGATCGCGACGCCCAGCGCGTAGAAGGCGAGCTTGTCGAGCATCTGGAAGAACGGCCCGATCAGCTGCTTGTGGTCGGTCACCTGCGAGACGCCCGGCTGGCCCTGGACCGCCTGGATGATGGGCTGGTAGTTGTCCGGGTCGGCGACCTTGATGCGGAACGACTGCGGCATGTCCTCGACCTGGGTGGCCTTGACCAGAGCCGGATTGGAGGCGTAGGCCTCCTGGAAGTTCTGGTAAGCCGTGTCCTGGTTCTCGAAGAAGACGTCCTTGACCCCTTGGGTGCCCCGGATGTGCGCCTCGAGCGCCTTGATCTGGGTCTGCGTGATCGCCTTGCCGTTGCACGCCGGCATGGCGGTCCCCTTGTTGCACAGGAAGACCGAGACCTCGACCTTGTCGCCCCAATAGCCCTTCATCAAGCCGACCTGGGCGTTGATCATCAAGCCGACGCCCAGCATCGCCATTCCGACCGCCACGGTGATGATGACCGCGATCGTCATGGTCAGGTTGCGACGGAGGCCGATCCAGACCTCGGAGAAGATGAAATTCGCCCGCATGTTGTGTCTGCAGCTCCCTGTCAGTACGCCTGGCCGTAAACGCCACGCGACTGGTCACGGACGATCTTGCCGTCCTCCAGCTCCACGACACGCTTGCGCATGGAGTCGACGATGGCCGCGTCGTGCGTGGCCATGACGACCGTGGTGCCAGTCCTGTTGATGCGGTCGAGCACCTTCATGATGCCGATGCTCGTCGCGGGGTCGATGTTGCCCGTGGGCTCGTCGGCCAACAGGATCATCGGCCGGTTGACGAACGCGCGGGCCATGGCGACGCGTTGCTGCTCGCCGCCGGACAGCTCGTCGGGCATGCGGTGGGCCTTGCCTTCGAGGCCCACCAGCTCGATGACCTCGGGCACCACCTTGCGGATGAACCGCCGGGGCTTGCCGATGACCTCGAGGGCGAACGCCACGTTCTCGTAGACGTTCTTGTTCGGCAGGAGCCTGAAGTCCTGGAAGACGCAGCCGATGCGGCGGCGCAGGTGCGGCACCTTGAAGTTGGAGAGGCGGGCCAGATCCTTCCCCGCGACGTGAATCGCGCCGGAGTTGGGCCGCTCCTCCTTCAGGATCAGACGCAGGAACGTGGACTTGCCTGACCCCGAAGGGCCGACGAGGAACACGAACTCGCCCTTGTCCACGTCAACGGAGACGTGGTCGAGAGCGGGCCGGTTCTGGTTCGCGTAGACCTTGGTGACATTATCGAAATGGATCACGAGAGCATCACGGCATGCCAGTCTAGGGGTCAGGACGGAAGCGAGGGTGGCACATGCCCACTTCCCGCCGCTGGCCGATCGGGGACCTCGTCTTTACTGATGATCGACGTTCCGATTGGCCAGAGCACAGTCTAGGGGGAAGACTGGCATGGAACGTCCATAACGGAAACAAAACGATTGTGCGGCTACACTTGGGGCTGTCATGAGTTGTGAACACCTCGTATGCGCGCAGTGCGCCCACCCCGTGATCGAGGGACGCTGCGCCCTCTGCCGCGCCAACAGAGAGCGGATGCACCACCACGGCTTCGCCGGGCTGTCACCCGCCCTCATCATCCTGCTGCTCGTCGTCCTGCTCTTCGCGAGCCTGGCGCTCAAGCACCTCAGCGGGCTCTAGGGCCCTAGGACTCCGCCCCCGACTCCTGCCGCCGCATCCAGCGGATCTCCGACTCGATGAACCCGTCGAGGTCGCCGTCCAGCACGGCCGACGGGTTGCCTGCCTCGGTGCCCGTGCGCAGGTCCTTGACGATCTGGTAGGGGTGCAGCACGTAGTTGCGGATCTGCGTGCCCCACGACGTGGTCGTCGCGCCACGCAGCTCCGACATCTTCTCCGCCTCCTCCTGCCGCTTGCGCTCGAGCAGCTTGGCCTGGAGCACGTTCATCGCGCTGGCGCGGTTTTGCAACTGCGAACGCTCGTTCTGGCAGGAGACGACGATGCCGGACGGCAGGTGCGTGATCCGCACGGCCGAGTCGGTCGTGTTGACGCCCTGGCCGCCGGGGCCGCTCGAGCGGTAGACGTCGATGCGGAGCTCGTCCTCGTTGATGTCGATGTGGTCGGTCTGCTCGACGACCGGCACGATGTCCACACCGGCGAACGACGTCTGCCTGCGCCCCTGGTTGTCGAACGGGCTGATGCGGACCAGACGGTGGGTGCCGTGC includes:
- the ftsX gene encoding permease-like cell division protein FtsX, which produces MRANFIFSEVWIGLRRNLTMTIAVIITVAVGMAMLGVGLMINAQVGLMKGYWGDKVEVSVFLCNKGTAMPACNGKAITQTQIKALEAHIRGTQGVKDVFFENQDTAYQNFQEAYASNPALVKATQVEDMPQSFRIKVADPDNYQPIIQAVQGQPGVSQVTDHKQLIGPFFQMLDKLAFYALGVAITLVLAAALLIGNTVRLSAFNRRRETGIMRLVGASNLYIQLPFVMEGVIAGLIGGVFAAVILIVTKVLLFEELGKFFGDATAQLGWDTVAQTITYTMIIGVFICILASFVTLRRYLRV
- a CDS encoding penicillin-binding transpeptidase domain-containing protein, with protein sequence MRRLRRTLSATATLAVACTMLTGCFEEPSPHDAVRDFLVGWQTEDYDLAAGRTDGDQATVRKALSDAKLELDAASFRFKIKNLSMNGDESTAAFRAEVDLGENNPLWQYDGMLPLHLVDGAWKVRWSPSVLHPELKQGQRFAVDIDPKPRQPVVDWTGEALQTDSVVYSVGVYPAKLGDQAEEVVARLSEITGYAQDRLLSRIRSSPPDKFVPLVTFGGSLYQKMKPRLDDISEIETQKQDQPVNPDAPRQIVGTVSALTPEYEQKLGGPQRAGDSVGKSGLQQAYQSYLTGSTQTRVITLDLKTGKQAALLEEWPGRQNVSVQTTIDRGIQAAAEQAVADSDTSALVAVDRKTGEIRAVATHGGMHQEKDALAGKYPAGTAFSIVAADALVRAGMDPKQRLDCPQERTVGGARFVAAGQAAGSTTSATFQDNFAKGCVTALASLARRVEADELRKSAEAFGVGQPWRLPLKSFSGSFPKLSSDADKAKAIAGQNVEVSPLGMALVAAAVSSGTWRSPVLVTDPKSPDPSVETAPITQPAPVPVDPRVLAALRPMMRAGAFGTPAQAGKGKVYGVTATAGDQLTWFVGWQGDVAVAVLSKNYNASAVAGGFFQALQDPS
- the ftsE gene encoding cell division ATP-binding protein FtsE gives rise to the protein MIHFDNVTKVYANQNRPALDHVSVDVDKGEFVFLVGPSGSGKSTFLRLILKEERPNSGAIHVAGKDLARLSNFKVPHLRRRIGCVFQDFRLLPNKNVYENVAFALEVIGKPRRFIRKVVPEVIELVGLEGKAHRMPDELSGGEQQRVAMARAFVNRPMILLADEPTGNIDPATSIGIMKVLDRINRTGTTVVMATHDAAIVDSMRKRVVELEDGKIVRDQSRGVYGQAY
- the smpB gene encoding SsrA-binding protein SmpB, coding for MPRETGRKVIAQNKRARHDYHVEDTFEAGLVLQGTEVKSLREGRASLVDGYASIDGNEAWLLNVHIPEYAQGTWTNHAARRKRKLLLHRKEIDKLAAKTKEGGLTIVPLALYFKDGRAKVEIGLARGKKDWDKRQSLAEQQAKREMARALRHRNR